The following proteins are co-located in the Sphingobacteriaceae bacterium genome:
- a CDS encoding DUF1801 domain-containing protein: protein MSLSIDHYILSHPEPIQGCLLFIRNYILSFHPNFGETLKYGIPFFTFKNKNCCYLSVNKNNIVYLGFIHGKLLKHPKLKKEGRKMVKVYYLNPEQDIDIQTLNELFHLNITQIESLIKK from the coding sequence ATGAGTTTATCTATTGACCATTATATCCTATCACATCCAGAACCTATTCAAGGCTGCTTGTTATTTATCCGGAATTACATTTTATCCTTTCATCCGAATTTTGGTGAAACCTTAAAATATGGAATTCCTTTCTTTACTTTCAAAAACAAAAATTGTTGTTATCTGTCGGTAAACAAAAATAATATAGTTTATTTAGGTTTTATACATGGAAAATTATTAAAGCATCCTAAACTAAAAAAGGAAGGCAGAAAGATGGTAAAGGTATATTACTTAAACCCTGAACAAGATATTGATATACAAACTTTAAATGAACTTTTTCACTTGAATATTACGCAAATTGAATCCTTAATTAAGAAATAA
- a CDS encoding polymer-forming cytoskeletal protein — protein MKFKKLLMLAGISFLTLQLSAQDLRKGGSSFGRIESNGDVRINGSVKGKFESNGDIRVSGSVKGKIESNGDIRKNGSVIGKVESNGDVRISGSVKGKVEDNGDIRKNGSVIGSAKGVNKREAAVIFFFDFF, from the coding sequence ATGAAATTCAAAAAATTATTAATGCTTGCAGGAATAAGCTTCCTTACCTTGCAACTATCGGCTCAGGATTTAAGAAAAGGCGGTTCAAGTTTTGGCAGAATCGAATCCAATGGTGATGTTCGCATTAACGGAAGCGTAAAAGGAAAATTTGAGTCCAATGGCGACATTCGTGTGAGTGGTAGCGTAAAAGGAAAAATCGAATCCAACGGCGATATTCGTAAAAACGGTTCAGTAATTGGTAAAGTTGAATCTAATGGCGATGTTAGAATTAGCGGTAGTGTGAAGGGCAAAGTGGAAGATAATGGGGATATCCGAAAAAACGGCAGTGTAATTGGTTCTGCTAAAGGTGTTAATAAGCGCGAAGCCGCGGTAATCTTCTTTTTTGATTTCTTTTAA
- a CDS encoding GyrI-like domain-containing protein, whose protein sequence is MEFERKFFPSSRFFGRRKKMNLINNTTEKLWSEFIPLHKTIDDSIGDELFSIQNYPEFYFSAFNPNLEFEKWACKQVNLNAHLPKNMEELIIPQGEYAVFQYKGNPQKAPAFFMKVFNEVLPNASLKIDKRPHFEILGEKFNKNADSSEEEIWIPIK, encoded by the coding sequence ATGGAATTTGAACGCAAATTTTTTCCGTCTAGTCGGTTTTTCGGACGCAGAAAAAAAATGAATTTGATAAACAATACTACTGAAAAACTTTGGTCTGAATTTATTCCTCTTCATAAAACAATTGACGATAGCATAGGAGATGAATTATTCTCCATTCAAAACTATCCTGAATTTTATTTTTCTGCATTTAATCCAAATCTTGAATTTGAAAAATGGGCCTGTAAACAAGTAAACTTAAACGCTCATTTACCAAAAAACATGGAAGAGTTAATCATTCCGCAAGGTGAATATGCCGTATTTCAATATAAAGGAAATCCACAAAAAGCACCGGCCTTCTTCATGAAAGTATTTAACGAAGTTCTTCCAAATGCCAGTTTAAAAATTGATAAGCGACCGCATTTTGAAATATTGGGAGAAAAATTTAACAAAAACGCTGACTCCTCGGAAGAAGAAATTTGGATTCCGATAAAATAA
- a CDS encoding class I SAM-dependent methyltransferase, which translates to MDHYLDTILTWDKLAKAYQEKFMNMELYNESYNLFLSHLPKENAEIFEIACGPGNITKYLKSKQPDLKITSSDVSPSMVQLAKQNNPEVEFITMDCRDLNKQTNTYDGLMCGFVLPYLAKEDAKLLIQNANRILKEKGILYLSAIEGNYENSKFETSSDGHYKMHMHYYSEEFLTQLLKENNFELIKTLYVNYEVPGKENSTHLILLSRKK; encoded by the coding sequence ATGGATCATTATTTAGATACAATTTTAACCTGGGATAAGCTGGCAAAAGCCTATCAGGAAAAATTTATGAATATGGAATTGTATAATGAAAGTTATAATCTTTTCCTAAGTCATTTACCCAAAGAAAACGCCGAAATTTTTGAAATTGCCTGCGGACCCGGAAATATCACAAAATATTTAAAATCAAAACAACCTGATTTAAAAATTACTTCCAGCGATGTTTCTCCTTCTATGGTTCAATTGGCGAAACAAAATAATCCGGAAGTTGAATTCATTACCATGGATTGCCGAGATTTGAATAAACAAACGAATACGTATGACGGACTGATGTGTGGTTTTGTGTTGCCCTATTTAGCAAAAGAAGATGCCAAATTACTTATTCAAAATGCAAATCGTATTCTTAAAGAGAAAGGAATACTTTATTTAAGTGCAATTGAGGGGAATTATGAAAATTCTAAATTCGAAACCAGCAGTGACGGACATTATAAAATGCATATGCATTATTATTCAGAAGAATTTTTAACCCAGCTATTGAAAGAAAACAATTTTGAATTAATTAAAACTTTGTATGTAAATTATGAGGTTCCGGGAAAAGAAAATTCCACACACCTCATTCTACTTTCACGCAAAAAATAA